One Corallococcus exiguus DNA segment encodes these proteins:
- a CDS encoding tetratricopeptide repeat protein: MRRPALALLLALAPLAAHAAKAKAPSQALKKASKPSEPSGPAKAKPAAPAPPAPNTSRYLDGLGHTPEQEKLLRDVSRALEAYEAESRDFHREVKQLIERRYQQKRSALNNAYEKTLTALESQERTQRLDAIGRFEDFLRRYPDEPRATPDVMFRLAELYYERSADEHQLARKDYAERVRTMSDEAMADLPPEPDVDFTPSIGLYRSLLARFPDYKLNDGSLYLLAYCLNEQHKDEESLATYQQLTTRYPTSRFATDAWTRIGEYWFEEETDPEALRKAAEAYTAATRDTGHRFYDKARYKLAWTYYRMDWFEESVDSFLLLLDHYQSHQQSGSKADEGDLRSEALQYIALSLADETWGGVAKARDLFAKRGGRPYEPEVYRRLGNVYFDQLRNEDAIAAYQQVLSTDPLTADAPRLQQRIVQAYERDRRMDLYARESEKLANSYLPGGAWYEKNKDDPNALSHAQTLAEQSLYSAAAYQHQQAQAFQKEGKTAEAKSTYASAARAYGTYLERFPRSKTAYAMRFFHAESLFNSDAYGAAAKEYAAVRDSNQDNTYRDVSAHNAVLAWKAQLDEDVKAGRVPERKPLRASERPKDSTHAPMALAETEAALVKASDAYVALLPKEEAAPGIAYQAAELFYTHDDFAQARPRFERVVQAYPRNPVAGYATNLIIESFLVDQDWKSVEEVSARLASNAQVVDPSSEQYRELMKFKLAGRFNLADQLASQKRYDEAAKKYLQLVEEAPRHEFADKALNNAAVAYEELRRFDSAMKLYERIYRDYPKSPWAHTALFRVALNAQKSYDFDKAVTSYQKLVKDYPKAEEREAALYNAASLLEGQQRYAEAAAAFQRCVELYPHGKNAPDNQYRAARILEKQGDTRGEINALEAFVRKFASKADQVELVVDAKRRLGDAWKKRGNAKEAERAYAAAADDFDRRKLKPDTQPRAAEAAAYSRFQLAELEFQRFDALKLSGSGKALEKSFTKKTEAVKAVDAAYAKVLPYKQLEWSLASFYRRGYALERFAVTLLDAPVPPEVKRLGDDAVLTYQDMLTQRTVALEDRAVESYAATLKEARNNRVSNEWTRRTLESLNRFRPKEYPVLKEARGALASETVYPDGLLGSLAAPPTPARADPDKATRLTEGGTP, translated from the coding sequence ATGCGCCGCCCTGCCCTCGCCCTCCTCCTGGCCCTCGCGCCGCTGGCCGCTCACGCCGCGAAGGCCAAGGCTCCCAGCCAGGCATTGAAGAAGGCCTCCAAGCCTTCCGAACCCTCAGGCCCCGCGAAGGCCAAGCCAGCGGCTCCGGCTCCGCCCGCGCCCAACACCTCCCGTTACCTGGACGGCCTGGGTCACACGCCCGAGCAGGAGAAGCTGCTGCGCGACGTGAGCCGCGCGCTGGAGGCTTACGAGGCGGAGTCTCGCGACTTCCACCGCGAGGTGAAGCAGCTCATCGAGCGGCGCTACCAGCAGAAGCGCTCGGCGCTCAACAACGCCTACGAGAAGACGCTCACCGCGCTGGAGTCACAGGAGCGCACGCAGCGGCTGGACGCCATCGGCCGCTTCGAGGACTTCCTGCGCCGCTACCCGGACGAGCCTCGTGCCACGCCGGACGTGATGTTCCGGCTGGCGGAGCTGTATTACGAGCGCTCCGCGGACGAGCACCAGCTGGCGCGCAAGGACTACGCGGAGCGCGTGCGCACGATGTCCGACGAGGCCATGGCGGACCTGCCGCCGGAGCCGGACGTGGACTTCACGCCGTCCATCGGCCTGTATCGCTCGCTGCTCGCGCGCTTCCCGGATTACAAGCTCAACGACGGCTCCCTGTACCTGCTGGCGTACTGCCTCAACGAACAGCACAAGGACGAGGAGAGCCTCGCCACCTACCAGCAGCTCACCACGCGCTATCCGACGAGCCGCTTCGCCACCGACGCGTGGACGCGCATCGGCGAGTACTGGTTCGAGGAGGAGACCGACCCGGAGGCGCTGCGCAAGGCCGCGGAGGCGTACACCGCCGCCACGCGCGACACGGGGCACCGGTTCTACGACAAGGCCCGCTACAAGCTGGCCTGGACGTACTACCGCATGGACTGGTTCGAGGAGTCCGTGGACAGCTTCCTGCTGCTCCTCGACCACTACCAGTCTCACCAGCAGTCCGGCAGCAAGGCGGACGAAGGCGACCTGCGCTCGGAGGCGCTCCAGTACATCGCGCTGTCGCTGGCGGACGAGACGTGGGGCGGCGTGGCCAAGGCTCGCGATCTCTTCGCGAAGCGCGGCGGCCGGCCCTACGAGCCGGAGGTGTACCGCCGGCTGGGCAACGTCTACTTCGACCAACTCCGCAACGAAGACGCCATCGCCGCGTATCAGCAGGTGCTGTCCACCGACCCGCTCACCGCAGATGCGCCGCGCCTGCAGCAGCGCATCGTCCAGGCCTACGAGCGCGACCGGCGCATGGACCTGTACGCGCGCGAGTCGGAGAAGCTGGCCAACAGCTACCTGCCCGGCGGCGCCTGGTACGAGAAGAACAAGGACGACCCGAACGCGCTGTCGCACGCGCAGACGCTCGCCGAGCAGAGCCTCTACTCCGCCGCCGCGTACCAGCACCAGCAGGCGCAGGCCTTCCAGAAGGAGGGCAAGACCGCGGAGGCGAAGAGCACCTACGCCTCCGCCGCGCGCGCGTACGGCACGTACCTGGAGCGCTTCCCGCGCAGCAAGACCGCGTACGCGATGCGCTTCTTCCACGCCGAGTCCCTCTTCAACTCGGACGCGTACGGCGCGGCGGCGAAGGAGTACGCGGCCGTGCGCGACTCCAACCAGGACAACACCTACCGCGACGTGTCCGCGCACAACGCGGTGCTCGCCTGGAAGGCGCAGCTGGACGAGGACGTGAAGGCGGGCCGCGTGCCGGAGCGCAAGCCGCTGCGCGCCAGCGAGCGCCCCAAGGACAGCACGCACGCGCCCATGGCCCTGGCGGAGACGGAGGCCGCGCTCGTGAAGGCGTCCGACGCGTACGTGGCGCTCCTGCCCAAGGAGGAGGCCGCGCCGGGCATCGCCTACCAGGCCGCGGAGCTCTTCTACACGCACGACGACTTCGCCCAGGCCCGCCCCCGCTTCGAGCGCGTGGTGCAGGCGTACCCGCGCAACCCGGTGGCCGGCTACGCCACCAACCTCATCATCGAGTCCTTCCTCGTCGACCAGGACTGGAAGAGCGTGGAGGAGGTCAGCGCGCGGCTCGCCAGCAACGCGCAGGTGGTGGACCCGTCCAGCGAGCAGTACCGCGAGCTGATGAAGTTCAAGCTCGCCGGCCGCTTCAACCTGGCGGACCAATTGGCCTCGCAGAAGCGCTACGACGAGGCGGCGAAGAAGTATCTCCAACTGGTGGAGGAGGCCCCCCGCCACGAGTTCGCGGACAAGGCGCTCAACAACGCGGCGGTGGCGTACGAGGAACTGCGCCGCTTCGACTCCGCGATGAAGCTCTACGAGCGCATCTACCGCGACTACCCGAAGTCGCCGTGGGCGCACACCGCGCTGTTCCGCGTGGCCCTGAACGCACAGAAGTCCTACGACTTCGACAAGGCCGTCACCAGCTACCAGAAGCTGGTGAAGGACTACCCGAAGGCCGAGGAGCGTGAGGCCGCGCTCTACAACGCGGCATCGCTGCTCGAAGGACAGCAGCGCTACGCGGAGGCCGCCGCTGCCTTCCAGCGGTGCGTGGAGCTGTATCCCCATGGGAAGAACGCGCCGGACAACCAGTACCGCGCGGCCCGCATCCTGGAGAAGCAGGGCGACACCCGGGGCGAAATCAATGCGCTGGAGGCCTTCGTCCGCAAGTTCGCCAGCAAGGCGGATCAGGTGGAGCTGGTGGTGGACGCCAAGCGCCGCCTGGGTGACGCCTGGAAGAAGCGTGGCAACGCGAAGGAGGCCGAGCGCGCGTACGCCGCCGCCGCGGATGACTTCGACCGCCGCAAGCTGAAGCCGGACACGCAGCCGCGCGCCGCGGAAGCCGCCGCCTACAGCCGCTTCCAGCTGGCCGAGCTGGAGTTCCAGCGCTTCGACGCGCTGAAGCTCAGCGGCTCCGGCAAGGCGCTGGAGAAGAGCTTCACGAAGAAGACCGAAGCCGTGAAGGCGGTGGACGCCGCGTACGCCAAGGTGCTGCCGTACAAGCAACTGGAGTGGTCGCTGGCGTCGTTCTACCGGCGCGGCTACGCCCTGGAGCGCTTCGCCGTCACGCTGCTGGACGCGCCGGTGCCTCCGGAGGTGAAGCGCCTGGGGGACGACGCGGTGCTGACGTACCAGGACATGCTCACGCAGCGCACCGTGGCGCTGGAGGACCGCGCGGTGGAGAGCTACGCCGCCACGCTCAAGGAGGCGCGCAACAACCGCGTCTCCAACGAGTGGACGCGCCGCACGCTGGAGTCCCTCAACCGCTTCCGCCCCAAGGAGTACCCCGTCCTCAAGGAGGCCCGGGGCGCGCTCGCGTCGGAGACCGTGTATCCGGATGGCCTGCTGGGCAGCCTCGCCGCGCCGCCCACGCCCGCTCGCGCCGACCCGGACAAGGCGACCCGGCTCACGGAAGGGGGCACGCCATGA
- a CDS encoding tetratricopeptide repeat protein translates to MNAGRKFVLTGLVLWLSACASGPETRKDSKLTGPEAGPVTAISTSPKPGEAKSGDAKAGDAKPQAKEPAPVAKSLAGPERDFTSAVEIARRGELTIAEAALKALLEKSPKLGPAWTNLGIVQERQGRFPDAERSYRQALVLDADQEAAWDCLVRLAARTGRAASLEAELREALTKQDSVARRTALALNLLLQKKHPAAVAEARRALQVSEQHVPAMQVLAQVYAREGKYELASMVLGNALAIDAQDAATLNALGLVHLGLKERPLALERFRQAIALRPDFAEARNNLGTLLNQGEDYAGARVELEAAVKAAPDFAAAHLNLGNAYRGEGDFPRALAEYERVLQLQPDTKDVYFNLALLHLDLEPAGMDALERLQKAASFLEQYKSKGGTDERTAQYLKDAQKGIDRETRRRERERKEGLKKAAEAAKAPEANPTPASPPGPPATRPGASGKVSKDVQ, encoded by the coding sequence ATGAACGCGGGCCGCAAGTTCGTGCTCACCGGGCTCGTGCTCTGGCTGTCCGCCTGCGCCTCCGGTCCGGAGACGCGCAAGGACTCGAAGCTCACCGGGCCGGAAGCCGGGCCCGTCACGGCCATCAGCACGTCTCCGAAGCCCGGCGAAGCGAAGTCTGGTGACGCGAAGGCTGGCGACGCGAAACCCCAGGCGAAGGAGCCGGCGCCGGTCGCGAAGTCGCTCGCCGGACCGGAGCGGGACTTCACCAGCGCGGTGGAGATCGCCCGGCGCGGCGAGCTGACCATCGCGGAGGCCGCGCTCAAGGCCCTGCTGGAGAAGTCCCCGAAGCTGGGCCCCGCGTGGACGAACCTGGGCATCGTGCAGGAGCGCCAGGGACGCTTCCCGGACGCGGAGCGCTCCTACCGTCAGGCGCTGGTGCTGGACGCCGACCAGGAGGCCGCGTGGGACTGCCTGGTGCGGCTGGCGGCGCGCACGGGCCGCGCGGCGTCGCTGGAGGCGGAGCTGCGCGAGGCGCTGACGAAGCAGGACTCGGTGGCGCGGCGCACGGCGCTGGCGCTGAACCTCCTGCTGCAGAAGAAGCACCCCGCCGCCGTCGCCGAGGCCCGCCGCGCGCTCCAGGTCAGCGAGCAGCACGTGCCCGCCATGCAGGTGCTTGCGCAGGTGTACGCCCGCGAGGGCAAGTACGAGCTGGCCTCCATGGTGCTGGGCAACGCGCTCGCCATCGACGCGCAGGACGCGGCCACCCTCAACGCCCTGGGCCTGGTGCACCTGGGCCTCAAGGAGCGCCCCCTGGCGCTGGAGCGCTTCCGCCAGGCCATCGCGCTCCGGCCGGACTTCGCCGAGGCGCGCAACAACCTGGGCACCCTGCTCAACCAGGGCGAGGACTACGCCGGCGCCCGCGTGGAGCTGGAAGCCGCCGTGAAGGCCGCGCCGGACTTCGCCGCCGCCCACCTCAACCTGGGCAACGCGTACCGCGGCGAAGGGGACTTCCCCCGCGCCCTGGCGGAGTACGAGCGAGTGCTCCAACTCCAGCCCGACACGAAGGACGTGTACTTCAACCTGGCCCTGCTCCACCTGGACCTGGAGCCCGCCGGAATGGACGCCCTGGAGCGCCTCCAGAAGGCCGCGTCCTTCCTGGAGCAGTACAAGTCCAAGGGCGGCACCGACGAGCGCACCGCGCAGTACCTCAAGGACGCGCAGAAGGGCATCGACCGGGAGACCCGCCGCCGCGAGCGCGAGCGCAAGGAGGGCCTGAAGAAGGCCGCCGAAGCCGCCAAGGCCCCCGAGGCAAACCCGACCCCTGCCTCGCCCCCCGGGCCCCCTGCCACGCGGCCGGGCGCCTCGGGT